One window from the genome of Xiphophorus hellerii strain 12219 chromosome 16, Xiphophorus_hellerii-4.1, whole genome shotgun sequence encodes:
- the LOC116735423 gene encoding protein TANC2-like isoform X3, whose product MFRNSLKMLLGSRSRKLNNDDSSIDSDTSDIRMMKGFTRSLPSSPLLNLRLDKRNAMYSVEGSALDHKEPDEAEELGPPPSVDEAADALRTRLGFLLGEKVTVGESCLPYHSPNDGQKMSPSSSLASSNSSPCTTPQPHTGMEGNNKGKHASLYHASVTSPSSTLESRDSGIIAMLTSYSADSAVEREDGTKCSTDSYNGSSLNIWQQERQPVVASTLSSSVRSTSRTNGSSMYRIEESLYASTYSLNKLHPNRGSSCSRSSGSTHSIALNLIPRPNSVAATSSAHLEDLAFLDDQQRHLASKMSLRMAGENSGNRNQQDPGVDFTPGLNLKPLHFEVPGLLSDWLFMGREWLFQEVDTHLHGNDPTTNRGILITGNMGYGKTAIIARLVALSCHGHHMWPSTTGKQIIPKYGESVLLSTESSGRGGGAGEENGGGSCPGTPEKKRRQQEALWRLAGQVVAFHFCQADNCYTCLVPEFVHNMAAMLITAPQLTAYRKLLQHSPQLQSILSLRSCIQDPSLAFQRGILDPLDALHKERKLQIDVEGLIVLIDGLNEAEFHRPDYGDTLTSFLSQNIQKFPSWLKVISTVRTSQQDIAQCLPFHHISLDGKEENNAIDQDLEDYLMQRIHSSPGIQSNVSLGNGRLDNTALTKMISHLKSLSKGSYLYLKLTLDLIEGGYLVLKSSSFKVVPVNLAEVYLLQLNMRFPTQSSFQRVLPLLNVTVSSLHPLTDQQLFEVVNAGCLSGETFQWGEFTHRLDQLSSFLLQRSDGSRMLNHASFREWLVWREEGQDDKFLCDPRSGHTLLAFWFCRQEGKLSRQQTLQLGHHILKAHIYKGLSKKLGVSSSILQGLWMSYSTGRLCPVLSSLRNLYTPNIKVSRLLIMGGANVDYRTEVLNGAPLLCVHAHLGHKDVVALLLDHRAQVDAQSHDGLTALGFAAAAGHLDIATLLSHHKAKIGHMDSSGRCVLVLAAQHGHLEVLRFLLKSPDWSCTSCCSQKGTSRSQAVQQALIAASNMGHAEMVSYLLDLPEEDEEEEQRPEINTYDCLWGETALTAAAGHGKLAVCRLLLDQGAAAEQGNRHGITPLFSAVRRGHTRVVELLLNYGVEVNSVDQQGRTALMTAASEGHIISAQLLLDHGASLNQIDREGLTALSWACLKGQFTLVRELVERGAATDHADRSSRTPLDLAAFCGDPEVVQYLVDHGALVEHMDCSGMRPLDRAVGCRNTSAVIALLKKGAKIGPATWAMATSKPDILMVLLSKMIQEGDRLYKQGKVREAAQSYQSALHKFPRDELKTFKQLRVCVLLNLSRCRRKMNDFNLAEEFATKALELKSNSYEAFYARARAKRSRRQFHAALEDLMDASRLCPSNREIQRLLSRVKEECRQVSQQQDPPSAYQHQMAVSTNEARCRDFNCLHVQNMESFNREDKEVEKEKDGDFREDEDFLSFHPPHTVYSLDTHCYPGLKSPSSLSPTHMHQCLSNPTHLADLSSPSHSLLPPTSPSQPHVSETPSSPLQHPQRAGSMFESRGQHHLQTVSVLSPADHNQGRQQNNLGSNQKSLLKRSPSKSLGLQNTKAEVVLSSQPSSSDHSDLVLGSSAYSQFTNLPEELAELWEDFYPRPFDVRHGPLVRGGVCSRVTHVLDNVGVSPVCQTQATPVHGRGTAADRMVVNDFSQSRQFSRNQSKAAYYPMEVTEATMGNKSLQDFHYKHQGGVHLPLNAHPTSTFTPPPRSLIHSQSVNVRFSSNIASGLLTNEGQGFRTSASVQHMDLPSESMGDAYGCHDDPFLNSSLQSEICMTGGGTYPGEAGRSSRNTPFMGITDKSVRVHQQYQQQVPSSSASCLSLSRSWAVSSVDTIVTSPSKSSANQRGLAPEALISNAYYNCSNNNAHNSHLHLTQVHLDLCEVAPGNSRWNEDSGHVSSQNPSYLDVKVAQTLPVSQNCSDRSVERIAPTSPVKPKKPFVESNV is encoded by the exons AAGATGTCTCCTTCCTCCAGTCTGGCAAGCAGCAACTCTTCCCCCTGCACCACTCCACAGCCTCACACTGGGATGGAGGGTAACAATAAAGGCAAACATGCCTCCTTGTACCATGCCTCTGTCACCTCCCCCTCCTCCACACTGGAAAGCAGAGACAGTGGAATCATAG CCATGCTGACCAGCTATTCTGCTGATTCTGCTGTAGAGCGGGAGGACGGCACCAAGTGTTCTACTGACAGTTACAACGGCAGCAGCCTCAACATCTGGCAGCAGGAACGCCAGCCAGTGGTGGCGTCCACTTTGTCCTCAAGTGTGAGATCCACAAGTCGCACCAACGGCAGCTCGATGTACAGGATAGAAGAGAGCCTGTATGCCTCTACCTACAGCCTGAACAAGCTCCACCCAAACCGAGGATCCAGCTGTTCACGCTCCTCTGGATCCACCCACTCCATAGCCCTCAACCTCATTCCACGCCCCAATTCAGTCGCTG CCACAAGTTCAGCCCACCTTGAAGACCTAGCCTTTCTGGATGATCAACAGAGACATTTAGCCTCAAAGATGTCCCTCAGAATGGCTGGAGAGAATTCTGGGAATCGTAATCAGCAGGACCCTGGAG TTGATTTTACTCCAGGCCTCAACCTGAAACCACTCCATTTCGAGGTTCCTGGTCTGTTGTCTGATTGGCTGTTCATGGGCAGAGAGTGGCTCTTCCAGGAAGTTGACACCCATCTGCACGGCAATGACCCAACAACTAACAGAGGCATATTAATTACTGGCAACATGGGCTATGGAAAGACTGCTATCATTGCAAGGCTGGTGGCACTCAGCTGTCATGGACACCACATGTGGCCGAGCACCACTGGCAAGCAGATCATACCCAAAT ATGGAGAATCGGTTTTGCTCTCAACTGAGTCTtctggaagaggaggaggggcaGGAGAAGAAAATGGAGGAGGAAGCTGTCCAGGAACTccagagaagaagagaagacaACAGGAGGCATTGTGGAGACTAGCTGGACAG GTAGTGGCCTTTCACTTCTGTCAAGCTGATAACTGTTACACCTGCCTTGTTCCTGAGTTCGTCCACAACATGGCGGCCATGCTGATCACTGCCCCTCAACTGACCGCCTATCGAAAACTGTTGCAGCACTCACCTCAGTTGCAGAGCATCCTCAGTCTGCGCTCCTGCATTCAGGATCCGAGCTTAGCCTTTCAGAGAGGAATACTAGACCCCCTGGATGCACTCCACAAAG AGAGAAAGCTTCAGATTGATGTGGAAGGTCTCATTGTACTGATTGATGGGCTAAACGAGGCTGAGTTCCACCGGCCCGATTACGGAGATACACTGACTTCCTTTCTCtctcaaaacattcaaaaatttCCTTCGTGGTTGAAGGTAATTTCTACTGTCAGGACCAGCCAGCAG gACATTGCTCAATGTCTGCCTTTTCACCATATCTCACTGGACGGAAAGGAGGAAAACAACGCTATAGACCAGGACCTGGAG GATTACTTGATGCAGCGTATCCACAGCAGCCCTGGGATCCAGAGCAATGTGTCGCTGGGCAATGGTCGCCTTGACAACACAGCACTGACCAAGATGATCAGCCACTTGAAGAGCCTAAGCAAAGGCTCTTACCTCTACCTGAAACTGACCCTTGACCTAATTGAAGGAGGTTACCTTGTTCTGAAGAGTTCTAGCTTTAAG GTGGTTCCAGTCAACCTAGCAGAAGTGTACCTGCTACAGCTTAACATGAGGTTTCCCACGCAGTCATCTTTTCAAAGAGTACTGCCTCTGCTTAATGTTACTGTGTCTTCGCTCCACCCACTGACCGATCAGCAG TTGTTTGAGGTGGTGAATGCAGGTTGCCTCAGTGGAGAAACATTCCAGTGGGGGGAGTTTACACATCGCCTAGATCAGCTCTCTTCTTTCCTGCTACAGCGGAGTGACGGCAGCAGGATGCTTAACCATGCCTCCTTCAGGGAGTGGCTAGTGTGGAGGGAGGAGGGGCAGGATGACAAGTTCCTCTGTGACCCAAG AAGTGGACACACCCTGCTGGCCTTCTGGTTCTGCAGACAAGAGGGAAAACTAAGCCGACAGCAGACCCTGCAGCTGGGACATCATATTCTGAAGGCTCACATCTACAAG GGCTTGAGTAAAAAACTTGGGGTTTCCTCCTCCATTCTTCAGGGGCTGTGGATGTCATACAGCACAGGAAGACTTTGCCCCGTTCTTTCATCGCTGCGCAACCTCTATACCCCCAATATCAAG GTGAGCAGGCTCCTGATAATGGGTGGAGCCAATGTGGATTACCGAACTGAAGTCCTTAATGGTGCCCCCTTATTGTGTGTGCATGCTCACCTTGGCCACAAGGATGTCGTAGCACTGCTGCTCGACCACAGAGCCCaa gtggaTGCTCAGTCACATGATGGTTTAACAGCTCTGGgatttgctgctgcagctggtcaCTTGGACATAGCCACCTTGCTGAGTCACCACAAAGCCAAG ATTGGCCACATGGACAGCTCAGGTCGGTGTGTGCTGGTTCTGGCAGCCCAGCACGGTCACCTTGAGGTGCTGCGCTTCCTGCTGAAGAGCCCTGATTGGAGCTGCACTTCCTGTTGTAGCCAGAAGGGGACGAGCAGGAGCCAAGCTGTGCAGCAGGCTCTGATTGCAGCATCAAACATGGGGCATGCAGAA ATGGTGTCATACCTCCTGGATCTTCCAgaagaagatgaggaagaggagcagagacCTGAGATTAACACATATGACTGTCTGTGGGGGGAGACAG CTCTGACAGCTGCAGCAGGACATGGAAAACTTGCTGTGTGTAGACTCCTGTTGGATCAGGGAGCTGCTGCTGAGCAAGGCAACAGGCATGGCATCACTCCACTCTTCAGCGCCGTGAGACGGGGACACACACGG GTGGTGGAGCTGTTGCTGAACTATGGGGTTGAGGTGAACAGTGTGGACCAGCAGGGTCGAACAGCTCTGATGACGGCAGCCTCAGAAGGACACATTATCTCCGCCCAGCTTCTGTTGGATCACG GGGCCTCTCTCAACCAGATCGATAGGGAAGGCTTGACTGCTCTGAGCTGGGCATGCCTCAAAGGCCAGTTCACATTGGTCAGGGAGCTGGTGGAGAGAGGGGCAGCCACCGACCATGCTGATCGCAGCAGTCGAACACCTCTGGACCTGGCTGCCTTTTGTGGAGACCCTGAAGTG gtcCAGTATCTAGTGGATCATGGAGCGTTGGTGGAGCACATGGACTGCAGTGGGATGCGCCCTCTGGACCGAGCAGTTGGCTGCAGGAACACTTCAGCAGTTATTGCTCTTCTCAAGAAGGGAGCTAAGATTG GACCAGCAACCTGGGCCATGGCCACTTCCAAGCCGGACATTTTAATGGTGTTACTCAGTAAAATGATCCAAGAAGGAGACAGACTGTACAAG CAAGGAAAGGTGAGAGAAGCTGCACAGTCCTACCAGTCAGCCCTCCACAAGTTTCCCAGAGACGAGCTAAAGACCTTCAAACAgctcagagtgtgtgtgctgctcAACTTGTCCCGCTGCCGCCGTAAAATGAAT GACTTCAACCTTGCTGAGGAATTTGCTACAAAGGCTCTAGAGCTGAAATCCAACTCCTATGAGGCCTTTTATGCCCGAGCCAGGGCTAAACGAAGCCGCAG ACAGTTCCATGCTGCGTTGGAGGACCTGATGGACGCCAGCCGTCTATGTCCATCCAACAGGGAGATTCAGCGCCTTCTGTCTCGGGTGAAAGAAGAGTGTCGGCAAGTTTCACAGCAACAAGACCCTCCCTCTGCTTATCAACACCAGATGGCAGTGTCCACCAATGAAGCCAGGTGTAGGGATTTCAACTGTCTTCATGTGCAGAACATGGAAAGCTTTAACAGGGAAGATAAGGAagttgagaaagaaaaagatgggGATTTCAGGGAAGACGAAGACTTTTTGTCCTTTCATCCTCCTCACACAGTCTACAGTCTTGACACCCATTGCTACCCTGGACTGAAATCACCATCTTCTCTCTCTCCGACTCACATGCATCAGTGCCTCTCTAATCCCACTCATTTAGCAGACCTCTCTTCCCCCAGTCATTCTTTGCTACCTCCCACTTCCCCCAGCCAACCTCATGTCAGTGAGACTCCTTCATCACCCCTGCAGCATCCACAAAGAGCTGGCTCAATGTTTGAAAGTAGAGGACAACACCACCTTCAAACGGTCTCAGTGCTTAGCCCAGCAGATCATAATCAGGGCAGGCAGCAGAACAACCTTGGTTCCAATCAGAAATCCCTGCTTAAACGCAGCCCTTCCAAAAGCCTGGGGCTCCAGAATACCAAGGCTGAGGTCGTCCTAAGCAGTCAGCCAAGCTCCTCAGACCACTCTGATTTGGTTTTAGGGAGTTCTGCCTACTCCCAGTTTACCAATCTTCCTGAAGAGTTAGCAGAGTTATGGGAAGACTTTTACCCTAGACCGTTTGATGTCAGACATGGCCCACTTGTCCGTGGTGGTGTTTGTTCCAGAGTGACTCATGTTTTGGACAATGTGGGTGTTTCACCTGTTTGCCAGACGCAAGCAACACCTGTGCATGGCAGAGGAACAGCAGCGGACCGAATGGTAGTAAATGATTTTAGCCAGTCTCGACAGTTCAGCCGCAACCAGTCTAAAGCAGCTTACTACCCAATGGAAGTTACAGAGGCAACTATGGGCAATAAGTCACTGCAAGACTTTCACTATAAACACCAGGGTGGAGTTCATCTTCCTCTTAATGCCCACCCAACCTCCACCTTCACTCCTCCTCCCAGGTCTCTTATACACTCCCAGAGTGTGAATGTGCGCTTTTCTTCTAACATTGCAAGTGGGCTGCTAACTAATGAAGGTCAAGGTTTCAGGACCTCAGCCTCTGTCCAGCACATGGATCTACCTTCAGAATCTATGGGAGATGCTTATGGTTGTCATGATGATCCTTTTCTTAATTCCTCTCTGCAGTCAGAGATCTGCATGACTGGAGGAGGGACATATCCTGGAGAGGCAGGACGCTCTTCCAGGAACACACCTTTTATGGGTATAACAGACAAGTCGGTACGGGTGCACCAGCAGtaccagcagcaggttcctTCTAGTTCAGCATCCTGCCTCAGCCTCTCTCGCTCCTGGGCTGTTTCTTCAGTCGACACGATTGTCACGTCACCTAGCAAAAGCAGTGCTAACCAAAGAGGCTTGGCTCCAGAAGCACTAATATCTAATGCCTACTATAATTGTAGCAACAACAACGCTCACAACAGCCACCTCCACCTCACACAGGTCCATTTGGACCTGTGTGAGGTGGCCCCTGGTAACAGCCGATGGAATGAAGATTCGGGGCATGTTTCAAGTCAGAACCCTTCCTATCTTGATGTGAAGGTTGCCCAAACACTGCCGGTTAGCCAAAACTGCTCTGACAGGTCAGTAGAAAGGATTGCACCTACCTCTCCTGTCAAACCAAAAAAACCCTTTGTTGAGTCAAATGTgtaa
- the LOC116735423 gene encoding protein TANC2-like isoform X4, whose translation MFRNSLKMLLGSRSRKLNNDDSSIDSDTSDIRMMKGFTRSLPSSPLLNLRLDKRNAMYSVEGSALDHKEPDEAEELGPPPSVDEAADALRTRLGFLLGEKVTVGESCLPYHSPNDGQMSPSSSLASSNSSPCTTPQPHTGMEGNNKGKHASLYHASVTSPSSTLESRDSGIIAMLTSYSADSAVEREDGTKCSTDSYNGSSLNIWQQERQPVVASTLSSSVRSTSRTNGSSMYRIEESLYASTYSLNKLHPNRGSSCSRSSGSTHSIALNLIPRPNSVAATSSAHLEDLAFLDDQQRHLASKMSLRMAGENSGNRNQQDPGVDFTPGLNLKPLHFEVPGLLSDWLFMGREWLFQEVDTHLHGNDPTTNRGILITGNMGYGKTAIIARLVALSCHGHHMWPSTTGKQIIPKYGESVLLSTESSGRGGGAGEENGGGSCPGTPEKKRRQQEALWRLAGQVVAFHFCQADNCYTCLVPEFVHNMAAMLITAPQLTAYRKLLQHSPQLQSILSLRSCIQDPSLAFQRGILDPLDALHKERKLQIDVEGLIVLIDGLNEAEFHRPDYGDTLTSFLSQNIQKFPSWLKVISTVRTSQQDIAQCLPFHHISLDGKEENNAIDQDLEDYLMQRIHSSPGIQSNVSLGNGRLDNTALTKMISHLKSLSKGSYLYLKLTLDLIEGGYLVLKSSSFKVVPVNLAEVYLLQLNMRFPTQSSFQRVLPLLNVTVSSLHPLTDQQLFEVVNAGCLSGETFQWGEFTHRLDQLSSFLLQRSDGSRMLNHASFREWLVWREEGQDDKFLCDPRSGHTLLAFWFCRQEGKLSRQQTLQLGHHILKAHIYKGLSKKLGVSSSILQGLWMSYSTGRLCPVLSSLRNLYTPNIKVSRLLIMGGANVDYRTEVLNGAPLLCVHAHLGHKDVVALLLDHRAQVDAQSHDGLTALGFAAAAGHLDIATLLSHHKAKIGHMDSSGRCVLVLAAQHGHLEVLRFLLKSPDWSCTSCCSQKGTSRSQAVQQALIAASNMGHAEMVSYLLDLPEEDEEEEQRPEINTYDCLWGETALTAAAGHGKLAVCRLLLDQGAAAEQGNRHGITPLFSAVRRGHTRVVELLLNYGVEVNSVDQQGRTALMTAASEGHIISAQLLLDHGASLNQIDREGLTALSWACLKGQFTLVRELVERGAATDHADRSSRTPLDLAAFCGDPEVVQYLVDHGALVEHMDCSGMRPLDRAVGCRNTSAVIALLKKGAKIGPATWAMATSKPDILMVLLSKMIQEGDRLYKQGKVREAAQSYQSALHKFPRDELKTFKQLRVCVLLNLSRCRRKMNDFNLAEEFATKALELKSNSYEAFYARARAKRSRRQFHAALEDLMDASRLCPSNREIQRLLSRVKEECRQVSQQQDPPSAYQHQMAVSTNEARCRDFNCLHVQNMESFNREDKEVEKEKDGDFREDEDFLSFHPPHTVYSLDTHCYPGLKSPSSLSPTHMHQCLSNPTHLADLSSPSHSLLPPTSPSQPHVSETPSSPLQHPQRAGSMFESRGQHHLQTVSVLSPADHNQGRQQNNLGSNQKSLLKRSPSKSLGLQNTKAEVVLSSQPSSSDHSDLVLGSSAYSQFTNLPEELAELWEDFYPRPFDVRHGPLVRGGVCSRVTHVLDNVGVSPVCQTQATPVHGRGTAADRMVVNDFSQSRQFSRNQSKAAYYPMEVTEATMGNKSLQDFHYKHQGGVHLPLNAHPTSTFTPPPRSLIHSQSVNVRFSSNIASGLLTNEGQGFRTSASVQHMDLPSESMGDAYGCHDDPFLNSSLQSEICMTGGGTYPGEAGRSSRNTPFMGITDKSVRVHQQYQQQVPSSSASCLSLSRSWAVSSVDTIVTSPSKSSANQRGLAPEALISNAYYNCSNNNAHNSHLHLTQVHLDLCEVAPGNSRWNEDSGHVSSQNPSYLDVKVAQTLPVSQNCSDRSVERIAPTSPVKPKKPFVESNV comes from the exons ATGTCTCCTTCCTCCAGTCTGGCAAGCAGCAACTCTTCCCCCTGCACCACTCCACAGCCTCACACTGGGATGGAGGGTAACAATAAAGGCAAACATGCCTCCTTGTACCATGCCTCTGTCACCTCCCCCTCCTCCACACTGGAAAGCAGAGACAGTGGAATCATAG CCATGCTGACCAGCTATTCTGCTGATTCTGCTGTAGAGCGGGAGGACGGCACCAAGTGTTCTACTGACAGTTACAACGGCAGCAGCCTCAACATCTGGCAGCAGGAACGCCAGCCAGTGGTGGCGTCCACTTTGTCCTCAAGTGTGAGATCCACAAGTCGCACCAACGGCAGCTCGATGTACAGGATAGAAGAGAGCCTGTATGCCTCTACCTACAGCCTGAACAAGCTCCACCCAAACCGAGGATCCAGCTGTTCACGCTCCTCTGGATCCACCCACTCCATAGCCCTCAACCTCATTCCACGCCCCAATTCAGTCGCTG CCACAAGTTCAGCCCACCTTGAAGACCTAGCCTTTCTGGATGATCAACAGAGACATTTAGCCTCAAAGATGTCCCTCAGAATGGCTGGAGAGAATTCTGGGAATCGTAATCAGCAGGACCCTGGAG TTGATTTTACTCCAGGCCTCAACCTGAAACCACTCCATTTCGAGGTTCCTGGTCTGTTGTCTGATTGGCTGTTCATGGGCAGAGAGTGGCTCTTCCAGGAAGTTGACACCCATCTGCACGGCAATGACCCAACAACTAACAGAGGCATATTAATTACTGGCAACATGGGCTATGGAAAGACTGCTATCATTGCAAGGCTGGTGGCACTCAGCTGTCATGGACACCACATGTGGCCGAGCACCACTGGCAAGCAGATCATACCCAAAT ATGGAGAATCGGTTTTGCTCTCAACTGAGTCTtctggaagaggaggaggggcaGGAGAAGAAAATGGAGGAGGAAGCTGTCCAGGAACTccagagaagaagagaagacaACAGGAGGCATTGTGGAGACTAGCTGGACAG GTAGTGGCCTTTCACTTCTGTCAAGCTGATAACTGTTACACCTGCCTTGTTCCTGAGTTCGTCCACAACATGGCGGCCATGCTGATCACTGCCCCTCAACTGACCGCCTATCGAAAACTGTTGCAGCACTCACCTCAGTTGCAGAGCATCCTCAGTCTGCGCTCCTGCATTCAGGATCCGAGCTTAGCCTTTCAGAGAGGAATACTAGACCCCCTGGATGCACTCCACAAAG AGAGAAAGCTTCAGATTGATGTGGAAGGTCTCATTGTACTGATTGATGGGCTAAACGAGGCTGAGTTCCACCGGCCCGATTACGGAGATACACTGACTTCCTTTCTCtctcaaaacattcaaaaatttCCTTCGTGGTTGAAGGTAATTTCTACTGTCAGGACCAGCCAGCAG gACATTGCTCAATGTCTGCCTTTTCACCATATCTCACTGGACGGAAAGGAGGAAAACAACGCTATAGACCAGGACCTGGAG GATTACTTGATGCAGCGTATCCACAGCAGCCCTGGGATCCAGAGCAATGTGTCGCTGGGCAATGGTCGCCTTGACAACACAGCACTGACCAAGATGATCAGCCACTTGAAGAGCCTAAGCAAAGGCTCTTACCTCTACCTGAAACTGACCCTTGACCTAATTGAAGGAGGTTACCTTGTTCTGAAGAGTTCTAGCTTTAAG GTGGTTCCAGTCAACCTAGCAGAAGTGTACCTGCTACAGCTTAACATGAGGTTTCCCACGCAGTCATCTTTTCAAAGAGTACTGCCTCTGCTTAATGTTACTGTGTCTTCGCTCCACCCACTGACCGATCAGCAG TTGTTTGAGGTGGTGAATGCAGGTTGCCTCAGTGGAGAAACATTCCAGTGGGGGGAGTTTACACATCGCCTAGATCAGCTCTCTTCTTTCCTGCTACAGCGGAGTGACGGCAGCAGGATGCTTAACCATGCCTCCTTCAGGGAGTGGCTAGTGTGGAGGGAGGAGGGGCAGGATGACAAGTTCCTCTGTGACCCAAG AAGTGGACACACCCTGCTGGCCTTCTGGTTCTGCAGACAAGAGGGAAAACTAAGCCGACAGCAGACCCTGCAGCTGGGACATCATATTCTGAAGGCTCACATCTACAAG GGCTTGAGTAAAAAACTTGGGGTTTCCTCCTCCATTCTTCAGGGGCTGTGGATGTCATACAGCACAGGAAGACTTTGCCCCGTTCTTTCATCGCTGCGCAACCTCTATACCCCCAATATCAAG GTGAGCAGGCTCCTGATAATGGGTGGAGCCAATGTGGATTACCGAACTGAAGTCCTTAATGGTGCCCCCTTATTGTGTGTGCATGCTCACCTTGGCCACAAGGATGTCGTAGCACTGCTGCTCGACCACAGAGCCCaa gtggaTGCTCAGTCACATGATGGTTTAACAGCTCTGGgatttgctgctgcagctggtcaCTTGGACATAGCCACCTTGCTGAGTCACCACAAAGCCAAG ATTGGCCACATGGACAGCTCAGGTCGGTGTGTGCTGGTTCTGGCAGCCCAGCACGGTCACCTTGAGGTGCTGCGCTTCCTGCTGAAGAGCCCTGATTGGAGCTGCACTTCCTGTTGTAGCCAGAAGGGGACGAGCAGGAGCCAAGCTGTGCAGCAGGCTCTGATTGCAGCATCAAACATGGGGCATGCAGAA ATGGTGTCATACCTCCTGGATCTTCCAgaagaagatgaggaagaggagcagagacCTGAGATTAACACATATGACTGTCTGTGGGGGGAGACAG CTCTGACAGCTGCAGCAGGACATGGAAAACTTGCTGTGTGTAGACTCCTGTTGGATCAGGGAGCTGCTGCTGAGCAAGGCAACAGGCATGGCATCACTCCACTCTTCAGCGCCGTGAGACGGGGACACACACGG GTGGTGGAGCTGTTGCTGAACTATGGGGTTGAGGTGAACAGTGTGGACCAGCAGGGTCGAACAGCTCTGATGACGGCAGCCTCAGAAGGACACATTATCTCCGCCCAGCTTCTGTTGGATCACG GGGCCTCTCTCAACCAGATCGATAGGGAAGGCTTGACTGCTCTGAGCTGGGCATGCCTCAAAGGCCAGTTCACATTGGTCAGGGAGCTGGTGGAGAGAGGGGCAGCCACCGACCATGCTGATCGCAGCAGTCGAACACCTCTGGACCTGGCTGCCTTTTGTGGAGACCCTGAAGTG gtcCAGTATCTAGTGGATCATGGAGCGTTGGTGGAGCACATGGACTGCAGTGGGATGCGCCCTCTGGACCGAGCAGTTGGCTGCAGGAACACTTCAGCAGTTATTGCTCTTCTCAAGAAGGGAGCTAAGATTG GACCAGCAACCTGGGCCATGGCCACTTCCAAGCCGGACATTTTAATGGTGTTACTCAGTAAAATGATCCAAGAAGGAGACAGACTGTACAAG CAAGGAAAGGTGAGAGAAGCTGCACAGTCCTACCAGTCAGCCCTCCACAAGTTTCCCAGAGACGAGCTAAAGACCTTCAAACAgctcagagtgtgtgtgctgctcAACTTGTCCCGCTGCCGCCGTAAAATGAAT GACTTCAACCTTGCTGAGGAATTTGCTACAAAGGCTCTAGAGCTGAAATCCAACTCCTATGAGGCCTTTTATGCCCGAGCCAGGGCTAAACGAAGCCGCAG ACAGTTCCATGCTGCGTTGGAGGACCTGATGGACGCCAGCCGTCTATGTCCATCCAACAGGGAGATTCAGCGCCTTCTGTCTCGGGTGAAAGAAGAGTGTCGGCAAGTTTCACAGCAACAAGACCCTCCCTCTGCTTATCAACACCAGATGGCAGTGTCCACCAATGAAGCCAGGTGTAGGGATTTCAACTGTCTTCATGTGCAGAACATGGAAAGCTTTAACAGGGAAGATAAGGAagttgagaaagaaaaagatgggGATTTCAGGGAAGACGAAGACTTTTTGTCCTTTCATCCTCCTCACACAGTCTACAGTCTTGACACCCATTGCTACCCTGGACTGAAATCACCATCTTCTCTCTCTCCGACTCACATGCATCAGTGCCTCTCTAATCCCACTCATTTAGCAGACCTCTCTTCCCCCAGTCATTCTTTGCTACCTCCCACTTCCCCCAGCCAACCTCATGTCAGTGAGACTCCTTCATCACCCCTGCAGCATCCACAAAGAGCTGGCTCAATGTTTGAAAGTAGAGGACAACACCACCTTCAAACGGTCTCAGTGCTTAGCCCAGCAGATCATAATCAGGGCAGGCAGCAGAACAACCTTGGTTCCAATCAGAAATCCCTGCTTAAACGCAGCCCTTCCAAAAGCCTGGGGCTCCAGAATACCAAGGCTGAGGTCGTCCTAAGCAGTCAGCCAAGCTCCTCAGACCACTCTGATTTGGTTTTAGGGAGTTCTGCCTACTCCCAGTTTACCAATCTTCCTGAAGAGTTAGCAGAGTTATGGGAAGACTTTTACCCTAGACCGTTTGATGTCAGACATGGCCCACTTGTCCGTGGTGGTGTTTGTTCCAGAGTGACTCATGTTTTGGACAATGTGGGTGTTTCACCTGTTTGCCAGACGCAAGCAACACCTGTGCATGGCAGAGGAACAGCAGCGGACCGAATGGTAGTAAATGATTTTAGCCAGTCTCGACAGTTCAGCCGCAACCAGTCTAAAGCAGCTTACTACCCAATGGAAGTTACAGAGGCAACTATGGGCAATAAGTCACTGCAAGACTTTCACTATAAACACCAGGGTGGAGTTCATCTTCCTCTTAATGCCCACCCAACCTCCACCTTCACTCCTCCTCCCAGGTCTCTTATACACTCCCAGAGTGTGAATGTGCGCTTTTCTTCTAACATTGCAAGTGGGCTGCTAACTAATGAAGGTCAAGGTTTCAGGACCTCAGCCTCTGTCCAGCACATGGATCTACCTTCAGAATCTATGGGAGATGCTTATGGTTGTCATGATGATCCTTTTCTTAATTCCTCTCTGCAGTCAGAGATCTGCATGACTGGAGGAGGGACATATCCTGGAGAGGCAGGACGCTCTTCCAGGAACACACCTTTTATGGGTATAACAGACAAGTCGGTACGGGTGCACCAGCAGtaccagcagcaggttcctTCTAGTTCAGCATCCTGCCTCAGCCTCTCTCGCTCCTGGGCTGTTTCTTCAGTCGACACGATTGTCACGTCACCTAGCAAAAGCAGTGCTAACCAAAGAGGCTTGGCTCCAGAAGCACTAATATCTAATGCCTACTATAATTGTAGCAACAACAACGCTCACAACAGCCACCTCCACCTCACACAGGTCCATTTGGACCTGTGTGAGGTGGCCCCTGGTAACAGCCGATGGAATGAAGATTCGGGGCATGTTTCAAGTCAGAACCCTTCCTATCTTGATGTGAAGGTTGCCCAAACACTGCCGGTTAGCCAAAACTGCTCTGACAGGTCAGTAGAAAGGATTGCACCTACCTCTCCTGTCAAACCAAAAAAACCCTTTGTTGAGTCAAATGTgtaa